The following coding sequences lie in one Sphingobium sp. KCTC 72723 genomic window:
- a CDS encoding acyl-CoA dehydrogenase family protein — protein sequence MRAMVESAAIEDQDFRLEARAWLAAHFPPALANVPGLLFQGSRAAADANPDYQLWRAAMTGKGWGVPNWASRYGGAGLTMAQGKIIGEELTAIGGFNPIRSYGTMMLGPTLLEYGNEAQKLEHLPFIASHERRWCQGFSEPGAGSDLASLTTRCTDMGDHWLVSGQKIWTSGADEADWCFALVRTDTSRKHGGISFLLIDMASEGIEARPIVLISGSTHFCEVFFNDVKVPKGNLVGEVNQGWTIAKRLLQFERNSLSEVKADITPLAPLAHDYVGTDALGRIDSPDLRARMVRNAMRHEAYLATVRRIAQEAKNGGPSNGVSTLKNLWSGIIQERSELLVEMMGANGLGWAGEPYSDAEREATHAWLHSKAFSIYGGSYEVQNNITAKHTLGLPG from the coding sequence ATGAGGGCAATGGTGGAGAGCGCAGCAATCGAGGATCAGGACTTCCGGCTGGAAGCCCGTGCCTGGCTGGCGGCGCACTTTCCCCCTGCCCTTGCCAATGTCCCCGGCCTGCTGTTTCAGGGCAGCCGCGCCGCCGCCGATGCCAACCCCGACTATCAACTATGGCGTGCAGCAATGACCGGCAAGGGATGGGGCGTCCCCAATTGGGCATCGCGCTATGGTGGCGCCGGGCTGACAATGGCGCAGGGCAAGATCATTGGCGAGGAGCTGACCGCCATCGGCGGCTTCAACCCGATCCGCAGCTACGGCACGATGATGCTTGGCCCCACTTTGCTTGAATATGGCAATGAAGCGCAGAAGCTGGAGCATCTGCCTTTCATCGCCAGCCATGAACGGCGCTGGTGTCAGGGTTTTTCGGAACCGGGCGCGGGGTCCGACCTCGCCTCGCTTACCACCCGCTGCACCGACATGGGCGACCATTGGCTGGTCAGCGGGCAGAAAATCTGGACGTCCGGCGCGGACGAAGCCGACTGGTGCTTTGCATTGGTCCGCACCGATACCAGCCGCAAGCACGGCGGCATAAGCTTCCTGCTGATCGACATGGCATCCGAGGGAATCGAAGCGCGCCCGATCGTCCTCATCAGCGGCTCTACCCATTTCTGCGAAGTCTTCTTCAACGATGTGAAGGTGCCGAAGGGCAATCTGGTCGGCGAAGTCAATCAGGGCTGGACCATCGCCAAGCGCCTGCTCCAGTTCGAACGCAACAGCCTTTCGGAAGTGAAGGCCGACATCACGCCGCTCGCCCCGCTGGCGCATGATTATGTCGGCACCGATGCGCTGGGCCGCATCGACAGCCCGGACCTGCGCGCGCGGATGGTCCGTAACGCCATGCGCCACGAAGCCTATCTGGCGACGGTCCGCCGCATCGCGCAGGAAGCCAAAAATGGCGGTCCCAGCAATGGCGTGTCGACGCTCAAAAATCTGTGGTCGGGCATCATTCAGGAACGGTCCGAACTGCTGGTCGAAATGATGGGGGCGAACGGGTTGGGCTGGGCGGGGGAACCCTATAGCGACGCCGAACGGGAAGCGACCCATGCCTGGCTGCATAGCAAGGCCTTCTCCATTTATGGCGGCAGTTACGAAGTGCAGAATAATATCACTGCCAAGCATACGCTCGGCCTGCCGGGCTGA
- a CDS encoding CoA transferase, whose translation MYDLLKGLRVVEGAAFIAGPSCGLHLAQMGAEVIRFDAIGGGPDYRRWPITPGGDSLYWEGLNKGKKSIAIDLGRPEGRALAVAIATAPGDDAGLFLTNYPVRGFLSHEALAAQRADIITLRVMGWADGSPAVDYTINAAVGVPQMTGPAEDDRPVNHVLPAWDLLGGAYAAFALTSALLRRRQSGQGAEIRVPLSDLAASTLSHLGSVAEVLAGGDRPRMGNDLFGAFGRDFVTADGKRLIVVAITPRQWTGLLRTLDLGDAVAAIEAEVGANFARDEGARFIHRARLFPLFDAAFATRTTDALKPAFDAGGVTWGEYQTLHQAVTTDARLFTANPLFETLTHPSGQIYPTSGPAATLAGEARGSVATAPRLGSHTDEVLASVLGLDSGAIGRLHDEGLVA comes from the coding sequence ATGTATGATTTGCTCAAAGGCCTGCGCGTCGTGGAAGGCGCAGCGTTCATTGCCGGGCCGTCCTGTGGCCTGCATCTGGCGCAGATGGGGGCGGAAGTCATCCGTTTCGACGCGATCGGCGGCGGGCCGGACTATCGCCGCTGGCCGATTACGCCGGGCGGCGACAGCCTCTATTGGGAGGGGCTGAACAAGGGCAAGAAGTCGATCGCCATCGACCTTGGCCGTCCCGAAGGCCGCGCTCTGGCCGTCGCCATCGCTACCGCACCGGGCGATGATGCCGGGCTGTTCCTGACCAACTATCCGGTCAGGGGCTTTCTGAGCCATGAGGCGCTGGCGGCACAACGGGCCGACATCATCACCCTGCGCGTCATGGGCTGGGCCGATGGATCGCCCGCCGTCGATTATACCATCAACGCTGCCGTGGGCGTACCGCAAATGACGGGACCGGCCGAGGATGATCGCCCGGTCAATCACGTCCTGCCCGCCTGGGATTTGTTGGGCGGCGCTTATGCCGCCTTTGCGCTTACGTCCGCACTGTTGCGGCGGCGGCAGAGCGGCCAGGGCGCGGAAATTCGTGTGCCTTTGTCAGACCTTGCCGCATCCACCCTGTCCCATCTGGGTTCCGTGGCCGAAGTGCTGGCAGGCGGCGACCGGCCCCGCATGGGCAATGACCTCTTCGGTGCCTTCGGCCGGGATTTTGTGACGGCGGACGGCAAGCGGCTGATCGTCGTCGCCATCACCCCGCGCCAGTGGACCGGCCTGCTGCGGACGCTCGATCTGGGCGATGCCGTCGCCGCGATCGAAGCAGAAGTCGGCGCGAACTTCGCCCGCGATGAAGGCGCACGCTTCATCCACCGCGCCCGGCTCTTTCCTCTGTTCGACGCCGCTTTTGCCACACGCACGACCGATGCGCTCAAGCCCGCCTTCGACGCGGGCGGCGTGACCTGGGGCGAATATCAGACGCTGCATCAGGCGGTGACGACCGACGCCCGCCTGTTCACGGCCAATCCTTTGTTCGAAACGCTGACCCATCCCAGCGGCCAGATCTATCCCACGTCCGGTCCCGCCGCGACGCTGGCGGGCGAAGCGCGCGGATCGGTGGCAACGGCCCCCCGTCTTGGCAGCCACACCGACGAGGTTCTAGCCAGCGTACTGGGTCTGGACAGCGGCGCCATCGGACGGCTGCATGACGAAGGGCTGGTGGCATGA
- a CDS encoding NADP-dependent oxidoreductase: MAQSREIQLVRRPVGTPVEKDFTTVHVAVAKPGAGEVQVRNLWMAIDPAMRGRMTDAKSYVPPFALDAAMEGPAIGEVIASNDPGFAPGDLVFSRLGWREIFNAPASALQQRDKASLPAQAWLCFAGMPGLTAYAGLVRIAGLKAGDVVFVSAASGAVGSIACQIARNMGCKVIGSAGGPDKTAFLRDMLKVDAAIDYKAEPSLTKALAHAAKSIGATGIDVYFDNVGGDHLQAALALANNFARFAICGMISQYNVTDAPTVPRNLTLLMTKRIRMEGYIALDHMDLEGEMVAQMTAWNAAGQMASAETVYHSIDKALDAFHGLFTGANIGRTMVKLA, from the coding sequence ATGGCCCAATCCCGTGAGATACAGCTGGTCCGCCGGCCGGTCGGCACCCCGGTCGAAAAAGACTTCACTACTGTCCATGTCGCTGTCGCCAAACCGGGCGCTGGCGAGGTGCAGGTGCGCAATCTGTGGATGGCGATCGACCCCGCAATGCGCGGCCGGATGACCGACGCCAAAAGCTATGTTCCCCCGTTCGCGCTGGACGCAGCGATGGAGGGACCGGCGATCGGCGAAGTGATCGCGTCCAACGATCCGGGCTTTGCGCCGGGCGATCTCGTCTTTTCGCGCCTTGGCTGGCGGGAGATTTTCAACGCCCCCGCCAGCGCCCTGCAACAACGGGACAAGGCGTCGCTGCCCGCGCAGGCCTGGCTCTGTTTCGCAGGAATGCCGGGGCTGACCGCCTATGCCGGGCTTGTCCGCATCGCCGGGCTGAAAGCGGGCGATGTCGTGTTCGTGTCCGCCGCGTCAGGCGCGGTCGGCTCCATCGCCTGCCAGATCGCTCGTAACATGGGGTGCAAGGTCATCGGATCAGCCGGTGGGCCGGACAAGACCGCCTTCCTGCGCGATATGCTGAAAGTGGATGCCGCAATCGACTACAAGGCTGAACCCAGCCTGACCAAGGCATTGGCGCACGCAGCGAAATCAATCGGTGCAACCGGCATCGACGTCTATTTCGACAATGTCGGCGGCGATCATTTGCAGGCTGCGCTGGCGCTCGCCAATAATTTCGCCCGCTTCGCCATTTGCGGGATGATCTCCCAATATAATGTGACCGATGCCCCCACCGTTCCGCGCAACCTGACCCTGCTGATGACCAAGCGCATCCGCATGGAAGGCTATATCGCGCTCGACCATATGGACCTGGAAGGGGAGATGGTCGCGCAAATGACGGCATGGAACGCAGCGGGACAGATGGCATCGGCGGAAACCGTCTATCATAGCATCGACAAGGCGCTGGACGCTTTCCATGGCCTGTTCACCGGCGCGAATATCGGCCGCACCATGGTCAAGCTGGCCTGA
- a CDS encoding MaoC family dehydratase N-terminal domain-containing protein yields MSMMQNDIAHWRTWIGKSESRTELLDRNALIRFAAAIGEPLDVEQAEPSLAHLAFFLPVAAADQIGPDGHPRRGGFLPPVSLPRRMFAASDMTFGAPLLIDREAKRVSTIRDLVHKSGRSGELVLLTVEHSIVQAGVERTREIQTIVYRDAGASTPAIVPAAFDATPDDQCWHPGPVDLFRFSAVTFNSHRIHYDLPYARDQEGYPDLVIHGPFTAARLFGHARRNGLTPTRFAFRAVAPLFCGQDVTLRQDEPGSVRAIRCDGTDAMLAQVAY; encoded by the coding sequence ATGAGCATGATGCAAAACGACATCGCCCATTGGCGGACATGGATCGGCAAGAGCGAGAGTCGTACCGAATTGCTGGATCGCAACGCCCTCATCCGCTTCGCCGCCGCGATCGGCGAGCCTCTGGATGTAGAGCAGGCGGAGCCCTCGCTTGCCCATTTGGCCTTCTTCCTGCCCGTCGCCGCCGCAGACCAGATCGGCCCGGACGGGCACCCCAGACGCGGTGGCTTCCTGCCCCCGGTCAGCCTGCCCCGGCGCATGTTTGCAGCGTCCGACATGACGTTCGGCGCGCCGTTGCTGATCGACCGGGAAGCGAAGCGGGTATCGACCATCCGCGATCTCGTCCATAAATCTGGGCGCAGCGGCGAACTGGTCCTGCTGACGGTGGAACATAGCATTGTGCAGGCAGGGGTCGAACGGACGCGCGAGATTCAGACGATAGTCTATCGCGATGCCGGTGCGTCAACGCCTGCCATCGTCCCGGCAGCGTTCGATGCAACGCCCGACGACCAATGCTGGCACCCCGGCCCGGTCGATCTGTTCCGCTTTTCCGCCGTGACATTCAACAGCCACCGCATCCATTACGACCTGCCCTATGCCCGTGACCAGGAAGGCTATCCCGACCTCGTCATCCATGGTCCCTTCACCGCTGCCCGCCTGTTCGGCCATGCCCGGCGTAACGGACTGACCCCGACCCGTTTCGCCTTCCGTGCCGTCGCGCCGCTCTTTTGCGGGCAGGACGTGACGCTGCGGCAGGATGAACCCGGCAGCGTGCGCGCTATCCGCTGCGACGGGACCGACGCGATGCTGGCGCAGGTCGCTTACTGA
- a CDS encoding acyl-CoA dehydrogenase family protein translates to MAVLNEEQQMLKDMAADWARERMPVTALRALYDHGGGGRAEALGYDPDAWAEMAQMGWTGIVAPLEHGGSDFGCMGLGLVLEQLGRTLAASPLLSSALIAVSALRLGGNAAQQARWLPGLADGSVIGTLAVEEGPHHAPERTALVATPAGDGWTLNGIKRPVQDGMIAHLAIVVARVEGGGGDRDGLRLFLVPTDAPGLTREPLDQIDARRPATFTLTNVAVGADALLGGADLLDQLLDRAAIGMAAEMLGIADQAFDTTLDYLKTRVQFGAIIGSFQALQHRAADLFGELQLARSAVEAALVAIDNDDPALPRLASLAKAIVGETVHVISQQMVQLHGGIGMTHEHDAGLYLKRACVAAQCYGSTAWHRERWARLNRY, encoded by the coding sequence GTGGCGGTGCTGAACGAAGAACAGCAGATGCTCAAAGACATGGCGGCGGACTGGGCGCGCGAACGGATGCCCGTTACGGCGCTGCGTGCGCTCTACGACCATGGCGGCGGTGGCCGGGCCGAGGCGCTGGGCTATGACCCGGATGCCTGGGCCGAGATGGCGCAGATGGGCTGGACCGGCATCGTCGCGCCGCTGGAGCATGGTGGGTCGGATTTCGGCTGCATGGGGCTAGGACTGGTGCTGGAGCAACTGGGCCGCACGCTGGCGGCCTCACCGCTGCTCAGTTCCGCGCTGATCGCGGTGTCCGCGCTGCGCCTTGGCGGTAATGCCGCGCAACAGGCGCGCTGGCTGCCCGGCCTTGCCGACGGATCGGTCATCGGCACGCTGGCGGTGGAGGAAGGCCCGCATCATGCGCCCGAACGCACCGCATTGGTCGCCACGCCAGCGGGCGATGGCTGGACGTTGAACGGCATCAAACGTCCGGTGCAGGACGGCATGATCGCGCATCTGGCTATCGTCGTCGCGCGGGTGGAAGGGGGCGGCGGCGACCGTGACGGGCTGCGCCTCTTCCTCGTGCCGACCGATGCGCCGGGCCTGACCCGCGAACCGCTCGACCAGATCGACGCACGCCGTCCTGCGACATTCACCTTAACCAACGTCGCGGTCGGTGCCGATGCCCTGTTGGGTGGCGCCGACCTGCTCGACCAGTTGCTGGACCGCGCGGCCATCGGCATGGCCGCCGAAATGTTGGGAATTGCCGATCAAGCCTTTGATACTACGTTGGATTATCTGAAAACCCGCGTCCAGTTCGGCGCGATCATCGGCTCCTTTCAGGCGCTCCAGCATCGCGCTGCCGACCTGTTCGGCGAATTGCAGCTGGCCCGTTCCGCCGTCGAAGCCGCGCTGGTCGCCATCGACAATGACGATCCCGCCCTGCCCCGCCTTGCCTCGCTGGCCAAGGCGATCGTTGGGGAAACCGTCCACGTCATTTCGCAACAGATGGTCCAGCTTCATGGCGGCATCGGCATGACCCATGAACATGATGCCGGCCTCTACCTCAAGCGCGCCTGTGTCGCGGCGCAATGCTATGGCTCGACTGCCTGGCATCGCGAACGCTGGGCGCGGCTCAACAGATATTGA